A genomic window from Sulfurospirillum diekertiae includes:
- the hemB gene encoding porphobilinogen synthase has translation MFKRFRRLRMNATLRSLVRETTLSMDDFIYPLFAKSGEGFKKEISSMPGVYQMSIDEIVKECGSLQELGINSIILFGIPEVKDSVGSDALCEHGIIASAIKAVKKAYPSMFVVTDLCFCEFTDHGHCGILDMEHESVDNDATLEILAKQALVHAHAGADMIAPSGMMDGMIEALREALDGEGFINLPIMSYSTKFASAYYGPFRDVAESAPSFGDRKTYQMDPANRREAIAESVEDEMQGADILMVKPALAYLDIVRDVRNATSTPLCVYNVSGEYALLKAAAKAGVIDYERVMMETMIAFKRAGADIIISYHAKEVAEILRRK, from the coding sequence ATGTTTAAAAGATTTAGAAGACTTAGAATGAATGCAACACTTCGCTCACTCGTGCGCGAAACAACCTTGAGTATGGACGATTTTATTTATCCGTTGTTTGCTAAAAGTGGCGAAGGATTTAAAAAAGAGATCAGTTCGATGCCAGGTGTGTATCAGATGAGCATTGATGAAATCGTCAAAGAGTGTGGCAGTTTGCAAGAACTGGGTATCAACTCTATTATTTTATTTGGTATTCCTGAGGTAAAAGACAGCGTAGGAAGTGACGCACTCTGTGAACATGGCATTATTGCCAGTGCGATTAAAGCGGTTAAAAAAGCGTATCCCTCTATGTTTGTGGTCACCGATCTTTGTTTTTGCGAATTTACCGATCACGGACATTGTGGTATCTTAGATATGGAACACGAGAGTGTTGACAACGATGCAACTTTGGAGATTTTAGCTAAACAAGCACTTGTGCATGCGCATGCGGGAGCGGATATGATCGCCCCTTCAGGTATGATGGATGGTATGATCGAAGCATTGCGTGAAGCATTGGATGGCGAAGGGTTTATCAACCTTCCGATTATGAGTTATTCGACTAAATTTGCAAGTGCTTATTATGGACCATTCCGTGATGTAGCAGAATCTGCTCCTTCTTTTGGAGATCGCAAAACCTACCAAATGGATCCAGCAAACAGAAGAGAAGCGATCGCCGAATCTGTTGAAGATGAGATGCAAGGAGCAGACATTTTAATGGTCAAACCAGCCCTCGCGTACCTTGACATCGTTCGTGATGTACGCAATGCCACGAGTACGCCATTGTGTGTTTACAACGTGAGTGGCGAGTATGCACTTTTAAAAGCGGCTGCAAAAGCAGGTGTGATTGATTACGAGCGTGTCATGATGGAAACCATGATTGCGTTTAAACGTGCTGGAGCTGACATTATCATCAGTTACCACGCGAAAGAAGTCGCTGAGATTTTAAGGAGAAAGTAA
- the argF gene encoding ornithine carbamoyltransferase codes for MRHFLTLKDYSKAEILEIIDLAIKIKKQAKKGKYKPYLENQTLGMIFEKSSTRTRVSFEVGIHQLGGVGLFLSSNDLQLGRGEPMKDTARVISRMVDMVMIRTFAQSTLEEFAAYSRVPVISGLSDSYHPVQLMADYLTMVEYKKDQNPIVAYVGDGNNMTHSWLMLASKLGFELRIATPKGYEVDAKILEDALAFAQESGAVIHIGNDPKEAIKGATVVTTDTWVSMGQESEKAARVSAFQGYMVDDAMMSLAQDDAMFLHCLPAYRDYEVSESVFEAHADEIFDEAENRLHAQKAVMVWLDRHRNS; via the coding sequence ATGAGACATTTTTTAACACTGAAAGATTATAGCAAGGCAGAGATTTTAGAGATCATTGACTTGGCGATTAAAATTAAAAAACAAGCCAAAAAAGGCAAATATAAGCCTTACCTTGAAAATCAAACCTTAGGGATGATTTTTGAAAAAAGCAGTACACGTACACGCGTCAGTTTTGAAGTAGGCATTCATCAGCTCGGAGGCGTGGGTCTGTTCCTCTCTTCCAATGACTTGCAACTAGGACGTGGTGAGCCGATGAAAGACACGGCACGTGTGATTAGCCGTATGGTTGACATGGTGATGATCCGAACCTTTGCGCAAAGTACACTCGAAGAGTTTGCGGCGTATTCACGAGTTCCTGTCATTAGTGGGCTGAGTGATTCGTACCATCCTGTACAACTGATGGCAGATTACCTCACGATGGTGGAGTATAAAAAAGATCAAAACCCTATCGTCGCTTACGTAGGAGATGGCAACAATATGACCCATTCCTGGCTTATGCTCGCTTCCAAACTGGGTTTTGAGCTTCGTATCGCTACCCCTAAAGGGTATGAAGTGGATGCTAAAATTTTAGAAGATGCGCTTGCTTTTGCACAAGAGAGTGGGGCGGTCATTCACATTGGCAACGACCCGAAAGAGGCGATCAAAGGTGCTACGGTTGTCACCACAGACACATGGGTTTCCATGGGGCAAGAGAGTGAAAAAGCAGCACGTGTATCAGCATTCCAAGGCTACATGGTGGATGATGCGATGATGAGCTTAGCGCAGGACGATGCGATGTTTTTACACTGTTTGCCAGCGTACCGTGATTATGAAGTGAGTGAGAGTGTCTTTGAAGCGCACGCGGATGAGATTTTTGATGAGGCAGAAAACAGACTTCATGCCCAAAAAGCCGTCATGGTATGGCTTGATAGGCACAGAAACAGCTAA
- a CDS encoding DUF2603 domain-containing protein, whose translation MIEKISKGLSVSKQKEQTVLEIVPSEAEETKLLRLKNGSWDNAKEPWLVYDENQKLHALLSIDTLSKMIEHFKKAEQEALFLKLEKSILQQLPLDFQDVWAVATEEIKKSKKSEIDFDKLVKKIKKDHPNLFLDLKDLYLPEGASIINATTR comes from the coding sequence ATGATAGAAAAAATTTCTAAAGGTTTGAGCGTCAGCAAACAAAAAGAACAGACAGTTTTAGAGATCGTGCCAAGTGAGGCAGAAGAAACAAAGCTTTTACGCCTTAAAAATGGCTCGTGGGACAATGCGAAAGAACCATGGTTAGTGTATGATGAAAATCAAAAACTTCATGCACTGCTTTCGATTGATACCCTCAGTAAAATGATAGAGCATTTTAAAAAAGCGGAGCAAGAAGCTCTTTTTCTCAAATTGGAAAAAAGTATTTTGCAACAATTGCCACTGGACTTTCAAGACGTTTGGGCGGTAGCAACCGAAGAGATCAAAAAGAGTAAAAAAAGTGAAATTGATTTTGATAAATTGGTCAAAAAGATCAAGAAAGATCACCCCAATCTCTTTTTAGACCTGAAAGACCTCTATTTGCCTGAAGGGGCGAGTATTATCAACGCGACAACGCGTTAG
- the hemN gene encoding oxygen-independent coproporphyrinogen III oxidase, producing MIDFDKFAKYSKPGPRYTSYPTAPEFHEGFTHQSYESILATQDKSRKLSLYFHLPFCRSACYFCGCNVVYTSKEDKKERYISYLERELELLSKHLDTSREVIQMHFGGGTPTFFSAPQLKRIISAIRSHFKNFAKDAEISCEIDPRYLTKEQLDVLTCNGFNRVSYGVQDFNDEVQKAIHRIQPYEVTNNVVKMAKSSGIKSINMDLIYGLPYQTFETFQETLRLAVSLDPSRLAVFNYAHVPWMKKSMRKIDETTLPHPSVKLAIMRYTIDYLESNGYKMIGMDHFAKPDDELFLAIEKGELHRNFQGYTTKGGADLIGIGLTSIGEGLKHYVQNFKEMDAYEKAIDAGVLPVHRGLTLNDDDVLRKSCHYGDDEQLQTLNIAGIEAQFGIDFFDYFADAVAALAPFEQEELVIVDRVAKKILVNTTGTLLIRNIVMPFDAYLQKIPEDKRRFSKTV from the coding sequence ATGATTGATTTTGATAAATTTGCTAAATATTCTAAACCAGGGCCAAGGTATACCAGTTACCCAACAGCACCTGAATTTCATGAGGGATTTACGCACCAAAGTTATGAGAGCATTTTAGCTACGCAAGATAAAAGTCGTAAACTCTCGCTCTATTTTCATCTTCCATTTTGCCGAAGTGCCTGTTACTTCTGTGGATGTAATGTTGTTTATACGAGCAAGGAAGATAAAAAAGAGCGTTACATTAGCTATCTTGAACGAGAGCTTGAATTGCTCTCTAAACATCTCGATACTTCGCGTGAAGTGATTCAGATGCACTTTGGTGGTGGTACACCAACATTTTTTAGCGCACCGCAATTGAAGCGCATTATTAGTGCTATCAGAAGCCACTTCAAAAACTTTGCCAAAGATGCTGAGATCAGCTGTGAGATCGACCCTCGCTATCTCACTAAAGAGCAGTTGGATGTGCTTACATGTAACGGATTTAACCGTGTCAGTTATGGCGTGCAAGACTTCAACGATGAGGTTCAAAAAGCGATCCACCGCATCCAACCTTATGAGGTAACCAACAATGTCGTTAAAATGGCAAAAAGCTCAGGTATTAAGTCGATCAATATGGACTTAATCTATGGGCTTCCGTATCAAACGTTTGAGACATTTCAAGAGACTCTTCGTTTAGCGGTATCGCTTGATCCGAGTCGTTTGGCAGTGTTTAATTATGCCCATGTGCCGTGGATGAAAAAATCCATGCGTAAAATTGATGAGACAACACTACCTCATCCAAGCGTCAAGCTTGCTATTATGCGCTATACGATTGATTATTTAGAGTCAAATGGCTATAAAATGATCGGCATGGATCACTTTGCAAAGCCTGATGATGAGCTTTTCTTGGCGATTGAAAAAGGGGAGCTACACCGCAACTTCCAAGGATATACCACTAAAGGCGGCGCGGACTTAATCGGTATTGGTTTAACAAGTATTGGTGAGGGTTTGAAACACTATGTTCAAAACTTCAAAGAGATGGACGCTTATGAAAAAGCGATTGATGCGGGTGTATTGCCGGTGCATCGTGGTCTGACTCTCAATGATGATGATGTGCTTAGGAAAAGCTGTCATTATGGAGATGATGAGCAACTTCAAACTCTGAATATCGCTGGTATTGAAGCTCAGTTTGGCATCGACTTTTTTGATTATTTTGCCGATGCAGTAGCTGCCCTTGCACCGTTTGAGCAAGAAGAGTTGGTAATCGTTGATAGAGTTGCTAAAAAGATTTTAGTCAACACGACAGGCACACTGCTTATTCGCAATATTGTGATGCCTTTTGATGCATATCTCCAAAAAATCCCTGAAGATAAACGACGCTTCAGTAAAACGGTGTAA
- a CDS encoding (Fe-S)-binding protein, with amino-acid sequence MFKFDVTSDACVKCGKCIPVCTIHEVNRDEVTSPRGFLDLLGAYQRGELELDKNAKSIFESCFLCTNCVSVCPNDLPVDMLIEQARNDIRKKFGLAWYKKLAFFLLRNRNIMDVLARFGFMFQTCGFKIVEKKSSMYLRNFPIIKMDRLFPSLAKKTFLNSHPDVIHNGGKGKVGIFIGCLANYMYTDIGKSLLEILKELQIDAYLIKQQKCCGAPQYFTGDFDSVDYLAKFNIEYIEGFVNELDAIIIPEATCSAMIKEDYAHFFHDQPEWKARAIAIKPHIFMATEYLEKKTNLAEILATKARKSEVVTYHDPCHARKMQGVWKEPRNLISQNYVIKEMSDPNRCCGFGGVTMQTGNYRFAKAAGLPKAAMIKETGAEYVSAECSACRMQLGDAMHGQKVDTIFKNPIELIAKALREG; translated from the coding sequence ATGTTTAAATTTGATGTAACAAGCGATGCCTGTGTCAAGTGTGGTAAGTGTATACCTGTTTGTACAATTCACGAAGTCAACCGTGATGAAGTTACCAGTCCCAGAGGTTTTCTTGACCTTCTAGGTGCCTATCAACGAGGTGAACTTGAACTGGACAAAAATGCTAAAAGTATTTTTGAAAGCTGTTTTTTGTGCACCAACTGCGTAAGTGTCTGTCCGAACGATTTGCCAGTCGATATGTTGATAGAACAAGCGCGTAACGACATTCGCAAAAAATTTGGGCTTGCATGGTACAAAAAACTCGCCTTTTTCTTGCTTCGCAATCGTAACATCATGGATGTTCTTGCACGCTTTGGCTTTATGTTCCAAACCTGTGGTTTTAAAATAGTGGAGAAAAAAAGCTCCATGTATCTGCGAAACTTTCCCATTATCAAGATGGACAGACTTTTCCCAAGTCTCGCAAAAAAAACCTTCTTAAACTCCCATCCCGATGTCATCCATAATGGTGGCAAAGGCAAAGTGGGCATTTTCATCGGCTGTTTAGCCAATTACATGTATACCGACATCGGCAAGTCACTTTTAGAGATTTTGAAAGAGTTGCAGATAGACGCGTATCTCATAAAACAACAAAAATGCTGTGGTGCACCTCAATACTTTACAGGCGATTTTGATAGCGTGGATTATTTGGCAAAATTTAACATTGAGTACATCGAAGGCTTTGTAAATGAACTTGATGCCATCATTATTCCTGAAGCAACGTGTAGTGCGATGATCAAAGAGGACTACGCGCATTTTTTCCATGACCAACCTGAATGGAAAGCACGTGCCATTGCCATCAAACCTCACATTTTTATGGCAACCGAATACCTAGAGAAAAAGACAAATTTGGCTGAAATCTTGGCTACCAAAGCTCGTAAAAGTGAAGTAGTCACCTACCATGACCCATGCCATGCGCGCAAAATGCAAGGCGTTTGGAAAGAGCCACGTAACCTCATTTCTCAAAACTACGTCATTAAAGAGATGAGCGACCCGAACCGCTGTTGTGGTTTTGGAGGCGTTACGATGCAAACAGGAAATTACCGCTTTGCCAAAGCCGCAGGACTTCCAAAAGCCGCGATGATCAAAGAGACGGGCGCAGAGTATGTGAGTGCCGAGTGTAGTGCGTGTCGCATGCAACTAGGCGATGCCATGCATGGGCAAAAAGTGGACACTATCTTTAAAAATCCAATCGAATTGATTGCTAAAGCACTTCGAGAGGGTTAA
- a CDS encoding transporter substrate-binding domain-containing diguanylate cyclase, protein MKAVISLLFILISFMSYSQASSIDITPSEQAWLDKTKILKVRITKDLPPYQFIQDGEYVGISVEYIKFFAAMFNLKIEYVTDGSWTEALRRVQTHDGIDVILRVTPNSELKQTMLFSKSYCSFPFALLTPSTLKAENFFDSNPKKIAIVPSYVINENLKQDYPHFLYMTYPNSLEAMRAVNAHSVDGFIGDIAIMSMFVQAYHLDNVRISNIPRYTTEEQSVATAKDWPEFISLFNKMLDSMPTDLHVKIKRKYLPFATSERPSPIVPEIELTESEKAYLQKHPVISVTNELSWYPYDFNEDGEAKGYSVDYMRLLADKIGIRLNFISGTWPNVYEKFKNREISVAQPLIPSDERHQKFLYSTKFITMDLALVSQTKRHDINTIDDLKGKTVGAGRAWPTTKYLKEEYPELTVVEYETTKEMLEAVAFGLIDAGVDDALSVQYVISKEMLSNLHIVSKLDLQNLRDKNLYIMMHPEDEPLQSIINKALNNVTQEELSTLKSKWSKSILPKETRLAFSLDEQIYLAQKKRITMCIDPDWMPLEMNQKGKHVGMAADYMHEMEQFIGLPIELVNTQTWLESLEYAKERKCDIFSLAMPTPERRLYMNFTHPYMQIPIVLISNIDKVFYTDIDMLTGKSIGIAKGYAYGEILKVRYPNMHFVEVASDADGLKHVEQKKLFGYIGTLATVAYQIQKDYYGSLKIVGKFDDKWELGVATRNDEPLLLSIFEKAIESIDPTKNQSILNKWISVNYEERMNYTYIYLLAVITVVIILIVLIRQYQLKKYNAQLEILSNTDKLTGIHNRLKLDDILEYEKKIFDRDQSPLSIIIFDLDYFKNVNDNYGHKRGDEVLQSIAKIVTNVKRETDIFGRWGGEEFLLICRDTNIKGARHLAEKIRAAIEAYEFPEIISVTASFGTAQFEKYDSIIKIFDKADKALYEAKEHGRNRVV, encoded by the coding sequence ATGAAAGCGGTAATTTCTCTTCTTTTTATACTGATATCTTTTATGAGTTATTCACAGGCATCCAGTATTGATATTACGCCAAGTGAGCAAGCGTGGCTGGATAAAACTAAAATACTCAAAGTGCGCATCACCAAAGACCTTCCTCCGTATCAATTTATCCAAGATGGCGAATATGTTGGCATTAGTGTTGAATATATCAAATTTTTTGCAGCTATGTTTAATCTCAAAATAGAATATGTTACCGATGGTAGCTGGACGGAAGCACTAAGACGTGTCCAAACACATGATGGTATCGATGTCATTTTGAGAGTCACTCCTAATTCGGAGCTAAAACAAACGATGCTTTTTAGCAAATCTTATTGTTCCTTTCCATTTGCTCTCCTCACCCCAAGTACACTTAAAGCAGAAAATTTTTTCGATTCAAACCCCAAAAAAATAGCCATAGTGCCAAGTTATGTCATTAACGAGAACTTAAAACAGGATTATCCTCATTTCCTTTACATGACGTATCCCAATTCACTCGAAGCAATGAGGGCAGTCAATGCACACAGTGTAGATGGGTTTATTGGCGATATTGCTATTATGAGTATGTTTGTTCAGGCTTATCATTTAGATAATGTTCGAATTTCTAATATTCCCCGTTACACGACAGAGGAGCAATCGGTTGCAACTGCAAAAGATTGGCCAGAATTTATCTCTTTATTTAACAAAATGCTCGATTCTATGCCTACGGATTTACATGTAAAAATCAAACGAAAATATTTACCTTTCGCAACATCGGAACGACCTTCTCCCATTGTTCCCGAAATCGAATTAACCGAGAGTGAAAAAGCGTATCTTCAAAAGCACCCTGTTATTAGCGTGACTAATGAGCTTAGTTGGTATCCGTATGATTTTAATGAAGATGGAGAAGCTAAAGGGTATTCTGTTGATTATATGAGACTTCTAGCCGATAAAATTGGTATCCGTTTAAATTTTATCAGTGGCACATGGCCTAATGTGTATGAAAAATTTAAAAACAGAGAGATTAGCGTAGCGCAACCACTCATTCCCTCAGATGAGCGACATCAGAAATTTCTGTATAGCACTAAATTTATTACCATGGATCTGGCACTTGTTAGCCAAACAAAGCGTCACGATATTAACACTATTGATGATTTAAAGGGTAAAACCGTTGGTGCAGGGAGAGCGTGGCCCACAACAAAGTATCTTAAAGAGGAGTACCCTGAGCTTACAGTTGTAGAGTATGAGACAACGAAAGAGATGTTAGAAGCGGTTGCATTTGGGCTGATTGATGCAGGAGTAGATGATGCTTTATCGGTACAATACGTCATCAGTAAAGAGATGCTTTCCAATCTTCATATTGTCTCCAAACTTGATTTACAAAATTTAAGAGATAAAAATCTTTACATTATGATGCATCCAGAAGATGAACCCTTACAGAGTATTATTAACAAAGCTCTCAATAACGTAACGCAAGAAGAGCTTTCTACCCTTAAATCCAAATGGTCTAAAAGTATTCTTCCTAAAGAGACGAGACTTGCTTTTTCACTGGATGAGCAAATTTATTTGGCACAAAAAAAGCGTATTACGATGTGTATTGACCCTGATTGGATGCCTTTAGAGATGAACCAAAAGGGTAAGCATGTAGGAATGGCTGCAGATTATATGCATGAGATGGAACAATTTATTGGTTTGCCTATCGAGCTTGTTAATACTCAAACATGGTTAGAATCTTTAGAATATGCCAAAGAACGTAAGTGTGATATTTTTTCTCTTGCCATGCCTACACCCGAACGCAGACTGTATATGAATTTTACCCATCCTTATATGCAAATACCCATCGTACTTATTTCCAATATTGATAAAGTTTTTTACACGGACATTGATATGCTGACTGGAAAATCCATTGGCATTGCAAAAGGGTATGCGTATGGTGAAATTTTAAAAGTACGATACCCCAATATGCACTTTGTGGAAGTTGCAAGTGATGCAGATGGTCTAAAGCACGTGGAGCAGAAAAAGCTTTTTGGCTATATCGGAACACTGGCTACGGTGGCATATCAAATTCAAAAAGATTACTATGGATCACTGAAAATTGTGGGTAAATTTGATGATAAATGGGAGCTTGGTGTTGCAACGCGCAATGACGAACCTCTTTTGCTCTCTATTTTCGAAAAAGCGATTGAATCGATTGATCCAACCAAAAATCAATCGATCTTAAATAAATGGATATCGGTTAATTATGAAGAGCGTATGAATTACACCTACATCTATTTGTTAGCCGTGATCACGGTGGTGATTATTTTAATTGTTTTGATACGACAGTATCAACTCAAAAAGTATAATGCACAACTTGAAATTCTCTCCAATACGGATAAATTAACAGGCATTCATAACCGTTTAAAATTGGATGATATTTTAGAGTATGAAAAAAAGATATTTGATCGCGATCAGTCACCTCTTTCGATTATTATATTTGATTTGGATTATTTTAAAAATGTGAATGATAACTATGGACACAAACGAGGCGATGAGGTTCTCCAAAGTATTGCCAAAATTGTGACAAACGTTAAACGCGAAACGGATATATTTGGGCGCTGGGGTGGCGAAGAGTTTTTGCTTATCTGCCGTGATACCAACATTAAAGGTGCAAGACATTTAGCTGAAAAAATAAGAGCAGCTATTGAGGCATATGAATTTCCTGAAATTATCTCGGTAACCGCTAGTTTTGGAACAGCACAATTTGAAAAGTATGACAGTATTATCAAAATTTTTGACAAAGCAGATAAAGCACTTTACGAAGCCAAAGAACATGGGCGTAACCGAGTCGTTTAA
- a CDS encoding sugar transporter, producing MYSSIFLSWKPWFPVVGLTISAFIFNTTEFAPISLLTDIANDFNISEAHAGLMMTVYAWVVASLSLPLMLLTKDMERRRLLLLLFALFIASHLLSAIAWSFWILMISRIGIAFSHAVFWSITASLTYRLAPEGKKTRALGILATGTSLAIVLGLPLGRIIGQSLGWRATFGCIAILAFLMLFVLMKVLPLLPSVNAGSLKSLPLLVKRPALMGVYLLTALAITAHFTAYSYIEPFVQQIAHLSAHFATLTLFIFGIAGFIGSAIFAYFKHKYPFTIIVCSLGLLIVALLLMRPLAPYQFLLSCVCLGWGIAICLISLILQVTVLELTPDATDVAMSLYSGIYNIGIGGGAFVGSLVILHSSMAYVGIIGALFGCTALLLAIWIWKTYLLKRS from the coding sequence ATGTATTCTTCGATTTTCTTGTCATGGAAACCCTGGTTTCCTGTAGTTGGATTAACCATTTCTGCGTTTATTTTTAACACCACCGAATTTGCGCCTATTAGCCTACTGACGGATATTGCAAACGATTTTAACATTAGTGAAGCACATGCAGGACTCATGATGACCGTTTATGCGTGGGTGGTTGCAAGCCTCTCCTTACCATTGATGCTCCTCACCAAAGATATGGAGCGACGTCGCTTGCTTTTGCTGTTATTTGCTCTGTTTATTGCGAGCCATCTTCTCTCCGCTATCGCATGGAGCTTTTGGATTTTAATGATCTCTCGCATTGGCATTGCTTTCTCACACGCCGTTTTTTGGTCGATTACTGCCTCACTGACCTATCGTTTAGCCCCTGAAGGGAAAAAGACACGCGCCCTTGGTATCCTAGCGACAGGCACATCACTTGCCATCGTTTTGGGCTTACCACTGGGTCGTATCATAGGGCAAAGTTTAGGGTGGAGAGCCACCTTTGGCTGCATCGCCATTTTGGCATTTTTAATGCTTTTTGTCTTGATGAAAGTCTTGCCACTGCTTCCTAGCGTCAATGCAGGCTCACTCAAAAGCTTACCCCTTTTAGTAAAACGCCCTGCCCTTATGGGGGTTTATCTTTTAACCGCTTTAGCGATCACGGCACATTTTACAGCCTACTCTTACATTGAACCTTTTGTGCAACAAATCGCACATTTAAGTGCTCATTTTGCAACACTAACTCTCTTTATTTTTGGTATAGCAGGATTTATAGGAAGTGCTATTTTTGCTTATTTCAAACATAAATACCCTTTCACGATCATTGTATGTTCACTAGGATTGCTCATTGTAGCGCTGCTTTTAATGCGCCCTCTTGCACCGTATCAATTTTTATTAAGTTGTGTATGTCTGGGGTGGGGTATTGCAATTTGTCTCATTAGCCTCATTCTTCAGGTGACGGTTTTAGAGCTCACGCCTGATGCAACTGATGTTGCGATGTCACTTTACTCCGGTATTTATAATATTGGTATCGGTGGAGGTGCTTTTGTTGGTAGTCTTGTTATCTTGCACAGTTCAATGGCTTATGTCGGAATCATAGGTGCATTGTTTGGATGTACGGCACTTTTATTAGCTATTTGGATTTGGAAAACCTATCTTTTAAAACGTTCCTAG
- a CDS encoding YchJ family protein, whose translation MKEANLCPCGSGKMYAQCCELYHKNYNAPTCETLMRSRYSAFVFGLIDYLYETTHPSHRTKKLKEEITFTCKGLAWTKLEVLETWQGGENDKVGKVSFRASYVQDGHEGLHGEHSRFKRYGKAWMYVDGEVKGE comes from the coding sequence ATGAAAGAAGCAAATCTCTGTCCATGCGGTAGTGGTAAAATGTATGCACAGTGTTGCGAGCTATACCACAAAAACTATAACGCTCCTACATGTGAAACACTGATGCGTTCACGCTACAGCGCATTTGTCTTTGGATTGATCGATTACCTCTATGAAACGACGCATCCAAGCCATCGTACAAAGAAATTGAAAGAAGAAATTACCTTTACATGTAAAGGTTTGGCGTGGACAAAACTCGAAGTTTTGGAGACATGGCAAGGCGGTGAAAATGACAAAGTGGGCAAAGTCTCTTTTCGAGCTTCGTATGTGCAAGATGGGCATGAAGGTTTACATGGTGAACATTCACGTTTTAAACGCTATGGTAAGGCGTGGATGTATGTTGATGGAGAAGTAAAGGGCGAATAA
- a CDS encoding Crp/Fnr family transcriptional regulator, whose translation MYALDVIQQELKEDIARFGRVVYVNKGKILMRPEECMEHFFVILEGRVKISQINFETGKEQILYLLSNGDMYDIITLLDAKVHENVAMALDNVKLLVFPIELFREWIETKPSFNKLFLPYVAKQLREVETLASDLSLYDTTTRLVKLIAKNIETQGDKQTLKLINNLSHEELASLVGTVRKVLNRNLQSLKKQGLIDIKRKEIFIKDSQNLLEHLPEE comes from the coding sequence ATGTACGCATTGGACGTGATACAGCAAGAACTTAAAGAAGATATTGCACGTTTTGGGCGTGTTGTTTATGTTAACAAAGGTAAAATCCTGATGCGCCCTGAAGAGTGCATGGAGCACTTTTTTGTCATCTTGGAAGGGCGTGTCAAAATTTCGCAAATCAACTTTGAAACAGGAAAAGAGCAAATTCTTTATCTCCTTTCCAACGGCGATATGTATGACATCATTACGCTTTTAGATGCCAAAGTACATGAAAATGTAGCAATGGCGCTGGATAATGTAAAACTCTTGGTCTTTCCCATTGAGCTTTTTCGCGAGTGGATTGAAACAAAACCTTCTTTCAATAAGCTTTTTTTACCTTATGTGGCTAAACAACTTCGAGAGGTTGAAACGTTAGCAAGTGATCTCTCACTTTACGATACTACAACGCGTTTAGTCAAATTAATTGCTAAAAACATTGAAACTCAAGGGGATAAACAAACCCTAAAACTCATTAATAACCTCTCCCATGAAGAGCTTGCAAGTCTTGTCGGTACGGTACGAAAAGTGCTCAATCGCAACCTTCAGTCGCTTAAAAAACAAGGACTTATTGATATCAAACGCAAAGAGATTTTCATCAAAGACTCTCAAAATCTGCTTGAACATCTTCCTGAAGAATAA
- a CDS encoding Hsp20/alpha crystallin family protein, producing the protein MLVTRFNPYKELKALESRLFNYYPIETEESDISAFKPTVSTREGEFAYHVEIDLPGVKKEDIHIDLKDNQIVISGERSFKEERQEKDYYKVESSYGKFQRSFALPENVDVENIEASSENGVLEVVLPKLKVEKAEVKKIQVK; encoded by the coding sequence ATGTTAGTCACACGATTTAATCCATACAAAGAGCTTAAAGCGTTGGAGAGTCGGTTGTTTAACTACTATCCAATCGAAACTGAAGAGAGTGACATCTCTGCTTTTAAACCCACAGTCAGTACAAGGGAAGGTGAGTTTGCTTACCATGTCGAAATTGATCTTCCAGGGGTTAAAAAAGAAGACATTCACATTGACCTCAAAGACAATCAAATCGTCATCTCCGGAGAGCGAAGCTTCAAAGAAGAGCGCCAAGAAAAAGACTACTACAAAGTCGAAAGTAGTTACGGCAAGTTCCAACGAAGTTTTGCATTGCCTGAAAACGTCGATGTGGAAAATATTGAAGCAAGTAGTGAAAACGGTGTCCTCGAAGTTGTGCTTCCAAAACTCAAAGTTGAAAAAGCCGAAGTGAAAAAAATTCAAGTCAAATAG